One Triticum dicoccoides isolate Atlit2015 ecotype Zavitan chromosome 5B, WEW_v2.0, whole genome shotgun sequence genomic window carries:
- the LOC119305280 gene encoding uncharacterized protein LOC119305280: protein MALVPGCVQCGTRSNPCRCKVVGPTLGFVAFVVTGVVEWPLGAAVYLFRHRKGRRIMGHPARVVYPRVTGAIPI from the coding sequence ATGGCGTTGGTGCCTGGGTGCGTGCAGTGCGGGACGCGGAGCAACCCGTGCCGGTGCAAGGTCGTCGGGCCGACGCTGGGGTTCGTGGCCTTCGTGGTCACCGGCGTGGTGGAGTGGCCGCTGGGCGCGGCGGTGTACCTGTTCCGCCACCGCAAGGGCCGCCGCATCATGGGTCACCCCGCCAGGGTCGTCTACCCCCGCGTCACCGGAGCCATCCCCATCTAA